In Nostoc sp. GT001, a genomic segment contains:
- a CDS encoding response regulator: MSILNIENGIILIVDDNPTNLGVLFDFLADSGFQVLVAQDGEDAIEQVEYALPDLILLDVLMPGMDGFETCEHLKAQESTKDIPVIFMTALSETVDKVRGLNLGAVDYITKPLQHEEVLARVKIHLSIRNLTKRLQEQNVHLEQEIQERTKAENALLKLTSELEERVQERTSALGESNHLLQQEIQERILTEQALQESEARYREQANQLELAFRQLQETQSQLVHSEKMSSLGQLVAGVAHEINNPVNFIYGNLIHAYEYTQGLLDLLNLYAKYTPSPPPEIQQLAEAIDLEFLSEDLPKLLSSMKVGADRIREIIQSLRIFSHVDEAQMKPVDIHAGLDSTLLILHNRFKASSNQLGIQLVKEYGDLPLVECYAGQLNQVFMNLLANAIDALEEYDKERSPQEIYFCRSTIRIRTEVTDNEFVTIWIGDTGPGITEEVRDRLFDPFFTTKPVGRGTGLGLSISQEIIVSKHGGQITCISAPGQGTEFMIKIPMRSHPLELTVPASSYFA, from the coding sequence ATGAGTATTTTAAACATCGAAAATGGCATTATTTTAATCGTTGATGACAACCCGACAAACTTAGGAGTGTTATTTGATTTCTTGGCTGATTCTGGCTTCCAAGTGTTGGTGGCGCAGGATGGCGAAGATGCAATTGAACAGGTCGAATATGCTCTCCCCGATCTAATTTTGTTAGATGTACTCATGCCTGGTATGGATGGGTTTGAAACTTGTGAACACTTGAAAGCTCAAGAATCAACTAAAGACATCCCCGTAATCTTTATGACGGCGCTTTCTGAGACGGTTGATAAGGTCAGAGGGTTGAATCTTGGGGCAGTGGATTACATCACTAAGCCGCTTCAGCATGAAGAAGTTTTAGCCCGTGTCAAAATCCATTTAAGCATCCGAAATCTGACTAAAAGACTACAAGAGCAAAATGTGCATCTAGAACAGGAGATTCAAGAGCGGACTAAGGCAGAAAACGCCCTCTTAAAACTGACATCTGAGTTAGAAGAACGGGTGCAAGAAAGGACATCTGCACTTGGAGAATCTAATCATCTGCTGCAACAGGAAATCCAAGAGCGCATTTTGACAGAGCAAGCATTGCAGGAATCAGAAGCACGCTATCGAGAACAAGCCAATCAGCTAGAACTTGCCTTTCGCCAACTTCAAGAAACTCAAAGTCAACTGGTTCATAGTGAGAAAATGTCTAGTCTAGGACAATTGGTGGCGGGTGTCGCCCATGAAATTAACAATCCCGTCAACTTTATCTATGGGAATTTGATTCACGCCTATGAATATACCCAAGGCTTACTCGACCTCTTGAACCTCTATGCTAAGTACACTCCCTCACCGCCACCTGAAATTCAACAACTGGCTGAGGCGATAGATTTAGAATTTCTGAGTGAAGACCTACCTAAATTGCTGAGTTCGATGAAGGTTGGGGCTGACCGCATCCGCGAGATTATTCAGTCGTTACGGATTTTTTCACACGTGGATGAAGCCCAAATGAAGCCAGTGGATATTCACGCTGGGCTAGATAGCACGCTGCTGATTTTGCACAATCGGTTTAAAGCTAGTTCTAACCAACTAGGGATTCAACTTGTTAAAGAGTATGGCGATCTACCGCTTGTGGAGTGTTATGCAGGACAACTCAACCAAGTGTTTATGAATCTACTGGCGAATGCAATTGATGCTTTGGAGGAATATGATAAAGAGCGATCGCCCCAGGAAATTTACTTTTGCCGCAGTACGATTCGGATTCGCACCGAAGTAACTGACAATGAGTTTGTGACTATTTGGATTGGCGATACTGGCCCCGGAATAACAGAAGAAGTACGCGATCGCCTATTTGACCCCTTCTTTACAACAAAACCCGTAGGTAGAGGCACGGGTTTAGGCTTGTCGATTAGCCAGGAAATTATTGTTTCTAAACATGGTGGTCAAATAACGTGTATCTCAGCACCCGGTCAGGGAACAGAGTTTATGATTAAAATTCCGATGCGATCGCACCCTTTAGAATTGACTGTGCCTGCATCGTCCTATTTTGCCTAA
- a CDS encoding Dps family protein, producing the protein MRAINIGLTEEQRQGVINLLNQDLADAYLLLVKTKKYHWDVVGPQFRSLHQLWEEHYQKLTLNIDALAERVRALGGYPVGTLEGFLKLATLKEHAGNVPTATGMVANLVDDHEQVIRNLRDHVDQSGEKFHDQGTADFLTGLLEQHEEIAWMLRSFIEGEAIDADGRKPAAGAKTPVGV; encoded by the coding sequence ATGCGTGCGATAAACATTGGTTTGACCGAAGAACAGCGTCAAGGTGTAATTAATCTGTTGAATCAAGATTTGGCAGATGCCTATTTACTGTTGGTGAAAACCAAAAAGTACCACTGGGATGTCGTTGGTCCTCAGTTCCGCTCTTTGCACCAGCTTTGGGAAGAACACTACCAAAAGCTGACTCTAAATATTGATGCTTTGGCAGAGCGGGTTCGTGCTTTGGGTGGTTATCCAGTTGGCACATTGGAGGGATTTCTCAAGCTTGCTACCCTCAAGGAACATGCTGGTAATGTTCCCACAGCAACAGGAATGGTGGCTAATTTAGTGGACGATCACGAGCAGGTTATTCGTAATTTGAGAGATCATGTGGATCAGTCTGGTGAAAAGTTCCACGATCAGGGAACTGCTGACTTTTTAACTGGACTACTCGAACAGCATGAAGAGATAGCTTGGATGCTCCGTTCATTTATTGAAGGCGAGGCAATAGATGCAGATGGTAGAAAGCCAGCAGCAGGGGCTAAGACTCCTGTAGGTGTATAG
- a CDS encoding ChaB family protein → MPEVYKAERTISAVFKEQKQIDDVIRRLLDRGVPRDHISVMGRNFQSETRIAGFISKKDVILGGLRTGAVXWSLFGSFLSLLTGVGVLFIPFVGPIVAAGPIGAVLLGAASGAIAGSAGLGLVSVLTTLGMPEDKAAIYQTRLQAGEFFVMAEVPSDRTGEFQLLLESAGGEEINTIEKTLARSCSGQCNSPADLSPEVRAHLSDEAQSTFIERYNAVLNERSDEFTAEQAAWETIHQQYDEDENGVWSKAKVKA, encoded by the coding sequence GTGCCAGAAGTATATAAAGCAGAACGTACTATTTCTGCTGTATTCAAAGAGCAGAAGCAAATTGATGATGTAATTCGACGTTTATTAGACAGGGGTGTGCCTAGAGATCATATTTCGGTCATGGGCAGAAATTTCCAGTCGGAAACGAGAATCGCTGGCTTTATTAGTAAAAAAGATGTGATTCTAGGGGGTTTGAGAACAGGAGCAGTTTTNTGGTCCTTGTTTGGTTCCTTTCTCAGCTTGCTTACGGGTGTAGGCGTATTGTTTATTCCCTTTGTTGGGCCAATTGTGGCAGCAGGACCTATTGGTGCGGTGTTGTTGGGGGCTGCTAGCGGAGCGATCGCAGGTAGTGCAGGTTTAGGTTTAGTATCGGTTCTGACTACTTTGGGGATGCCAGAAGATAAAGCGGCTATCTACCAAACTCGCTTACAAGCTGGCGAATTTTTCGTGATGGCAGAAGTTCCGAGCGATCGCACTGGCGAATTTCAATTGCTGCTCGAAAGTGCTGGTGGCGAAGAAATTAATACGATTGAGAAAACTCTGGCTCGTTCTTGTTCTGGACAGTGCAACAGTCCAGCAGACTTGTCGCCTGAAGTTCGCGCTCATCTTTCTGATGAAGCTCAGAGTACATTCATTGAACGATATAATGCTGTACTCAATGAAAGAAGTGACGAGTTCACAGCCGAACAAGCTGCTTGGGAGACTATTCACCAACAATATGATGAAGATGAAAATGGTGTCTGGTCTAAAGCTAAGGTTAAAGCGTGA
- a CDS encoding glycosyltransferase family 4 protein, producing MNILMLSSTFPYPPTRGGTQVRTFNLLKYLSQRHNVTLVTQRESDVTDAEVAGLRDCVDHLVIFERPPDSRSTGIFKKIQRFGRFLQQGTPPSVLDRYSVEMQTWVNNWVEAGKCDVITCEHSVNEIYVQPHFQKQLKTIVNVHSSVYATCQNQLATGISENSLRDKINLPLLWRYEQNYCAKFSAIVATTQEDKIQLQEFNPNSEITVIPNGVDLVSFPRRTTDPGGHRLIFIGAMDNLANIDAVCFFSNEVLPEIQKFYPDTTFDIVGSHPVAEVLALDKKPGINVLGRVPSMAEYLHRATICVVPMRTGFGIKNKTLEAMAAGIPVVASDRGLEGLAVDVASHPLRALRANKPAEYVTAISQLFERPHLRSELSHNGRELVETEFTWDMAGKSYEQVCLGRE from the coding sequence ATGAACATTTTAATGCTATCTTCCACTTTTCCTTACCCACCAACGCGCGGAGGAACCCAAGTTAGAACATTTAATTTACTCAAGTACTTAAGTCAACGCCATAATGTCACCCTTGTGACTCAACGCGAGAGTGATGTTACAGACGCAGAAGTAGCAGGATTACGTGATTGTGTAGATCATCTCGTTATTTTTGAACGCCCGCCAGATTCTCGATCCACCGGAATATTCAAGAAAATACAGCGATTTGGGAGATTTTTGCAGCAGGGAACACCGCCAAGTGTACTTGACCGCTACTCAGTTGAGATGCAAACATGGGTTAATAACTGGGTGGAAGCGGGAAAATGTGATGTCATTACCTGCGAACATAGTGTTAATGAGATTTATGTGCAGCCACATTTTCAGAAACAGCTAAAAACCATCGTTAATGTTCATAGTTCTGTTTACGCTACCTGTCAGAACCAATTAGCAACAGGCATTTCCGAAAATTCACTCAGAGACAAAATTAATCTGCCACTTTTGTGGCGTTATGAGCAAAACTACTGCGCTAAATTTTCGGCAATTGTGGCGACAACACAAGAAGATAAAATTCAACTACAAGAATTTAACCCCAATAGTGAAATTACAGTTATTCCCAATGGCGTAGATTTAGTTTCTTTTCCTAGGCGTACCACCGATCCCGGAGGACATCGCCTAATTTTTATTGGTGCAATGGATAATTTAGCAAATATTGATGCTGTCTGCTTTTTCAGCAACGAAGTCTTGCCAGAAATCCAAAAATTCTATCCCGATACAACTTTTGATATTGTCGGTTCTCACCCAGTGGCAGAAGTTTTAGCACTTGATAAAAAACCAGGAATTAATGTGCTAGGGCGTGTACCTTCGATGGCAGAATATTTACATCGAGCCACCATCTGCGTTGTACCGATGCGGACTGGGTTTGGTATTAAAAATAAAACTTTAGAAGCAATGGCAGCTGGTATACCTGTAGTAGCCAGCGATCGCGGCTTAGAGGGATTAGCTGTAGATGTTGCTAGTCATCCATTACGGGCATTACGAGCCAATAAACCAGCAGAGTACGTCACCGCTATTAGTCAACTATTCGAGCGTCCACATCTGCGTTCAGAATTGTCTCACAATGGCAGAGAACTGGTAGAAACAGAATTCACTTGGGATATGGCTGGTAAAAGCTATGAACAAGTTTGTCTTGGGAGAGAGTAA
- a CDS encoding hybrid sensor histidine kinase/response regulator: MIPVLPGYNFIEALHEGVDTVIYRASKDLDQTLAIVKALKAEYPSLEELTRLRHEYKISQTLVDIEGIVKSLALENHHNGLALILADFGAESLKKYISDRQLSLTEFLTIAIQLASTLTQLHQAKIIHKDIKPDNIVINPKTGQVKIIDFSIASRLEKENQSISNPNLLEGTLAYMSPEQTGRMNRSIDYRTDFYSLGVTFYEMLTGSLPFNAADPLEFVHCHIAKNPITPQEFNPKIPLAVSDIVMKLLAKTAEDRYQSSLGLKADLETCLTQLQTDGEISHFIVGQLDSYSQFSIPQKLYGREIEVATLLEAFDRVSSGTTEMMLVSGYSGIGKSCLVSEVHKPIVRQRGYFISGKFDQFKRNIPFASLIQAFQDLMRQLLTETDDQIAVWKSKLIDALGSNCQVIIDVIPELERIIDPQLAVPQLGSSESQNRFNRVFQQFIHVFSQPEHPLVLFLDDLQWADSASLKLIQLIMTDPDSQYLLLIGAYRDNEVSVTHPLIQTLEEIQKTGAIVNNIILQLLDIAHVNQLVADTLRSEVLKVKPLAELVFTKTQGNPFFLTQLLKSLYQDNLLSFDFERSFWQWNIEFIQGVNITDNVVELMVSQIQKLSEKTQSVLKLAACIGDKFTLDMLTIINKTSQSETAADLWEALQSGLVLPLNNSYKTPLVFDSEQMETENRRSHINQPPSPITYKFLHDRVQQASYSLIPDDQKKQTHLKIGELLLKHTSETDIEENIFEIVNQLNVGAEFITQQPQKDRLAQLNLIAGQKAKAATAYESSVKYLNVGLELLAADSWQCQYDMTLNLYVETAAVEFLNTNFERAEMLSDVVLSQAKNLLDRVQVYETKMQFYIAKNQMQAALNTGLQVLKMLGLPLAAKSPTRLTRLNLGGKRIEDLIELPEMTDVYKLAALRVLINLIPPVYIAAPELYPQVVFKMTNLCLKDGNSPLSAYAYVLYGMFLCGAFEDMDSGYQFGQLGLKLLNQFNAKEMTAKIYETFNYFIRHWKEPAINTIEPLIEGVQRGLETGDLEYASYSACFYCTHLFFIGENLEIALQKQAHYIALMQRTKQEFQIIYAKIVRQTGLNLIKKTSEPYRLIGESFDENKMLPILINSNNYMAIYPIYVSKLILGYLFKNYDRAAENALLAEKYEQGGLGLMYKAEHKFYSSLTLLALYSGVSKSDAYGSKLRQQYFSQVIAQQKKMKQWALHSPANYQHKYDLVEAEKARVLQQDAKAIAFYDRAITGAREHGYIQEEALASELAAEFYFACGREKVANTYLNDAYYGYGCWGAKAKVKDLEKRYPQLFRISKRETVSTNATRIISSTDENASDSLDLATVMKASQALSGEIVLSNLLAKLMTIVLENAGAQTGYLILETSGDLLIEASGAVDKTDVTVLQKIPVSTSQQLPISLIKYVARTKENVVLSNATCEGTFTTDTYIATHQPKSVLCTPLIHQGKLSGILYLENNLTIGAFTSDRLEVLQLLSSQAAISIENARLYKDLKLANTNLEAKVQERTLELQEKNVHLQKAEETAQSANRAKSDFLANMSHELRTPLNGILGYAQILKREKSLTNSQKDGVNIIYQCGDHLLNLINDILDLSKIEARKMELHLTDFHFPEFLEGIAEICRIRAEQKGICLIFEQVTQLPIGVKADEKRLRQALINLLGNAVKFTETGGVAFKVGYQEGKIRFQVEDTGIGMAPEQLEEIFLPFQQVGDHNRKAEGTGLGLAITRQLVQMMGGEIQVKSSLGKGSIFFFDLDLPEVSKYADVIKKEQRNIQSFKGDKRKVIVADDRPENRAILVKMLSPLGFEMIEAVDGQDCLNKAFELNPDCILMDLMMPQMNGFETTRRIRRSPELKNVIIIGTSASVFDFDLNKSREAGCNDFLPKPIRITELLEKLQYHLELEWIYEDGEKVSKGNQAENSQQSLVVPSADEIAILLNLAMKGDLKGIVEQVDCLEKMDVKYAPFSLELRQLAKGFQVKKIREILKNVGVN, translated from the coding sequence ATGATACCTGTCCTTCCCGGTTACAACTTTATTGAAGCTCTGCATGAAGGTGTGGATACTGTTATTTATCGCGCTTCCAAGGATTTAGATCAAACCCTTGCGATCGTTAAAGCCCTGAAAGCCGAGTATCCCAGCCTCGAAGAACTAACCCGACTCAGACATGAATATAAAATATCACAGACATTAGTAGATATAGAAGGAATTGTTAAGTCTTTAGCTTTAGAAAATCATCATAACGGTTTAGCCCTAATTTTGGCAGACTTTGGTGCAGAATCTCTGAAAAAGTATATTAGCGATCGCCAATTGTCATTAACCGAATTTCTCACAATAGCCATTCAGCTAGCATCCACTCTGACTCAACTACATCAAGCCAAAATTATTCATAAAGATATTAAACCTGACAATATCGTTATTAACCCAAAAACCGGGCAAGTTAAAATTATCGACTTCAGTATTGCATCGCGGTTAGAAAAAGAAAATCAAAGCATCAGCAATCCTAATTTATTAGAAGGCACTCTCGCCTATATGTCACCGGAGCAAACCGGACGAATGAATCGGTCAATTGATTACCGTACCGACTTCTATTCTTTAGGCGTTACTTTTTATGAAATGCTGACAGGTTCGCTGCCCTTTAATGCTGCTGACCCTCTGGAATTTGTTCATTGCCATATTGCAAAAAACCCAATAACGCCTCAAGAGTTCAATCCAAAAATTCCCTTAGCGGTTTCTGACATTGTAATGAAATTGTTAGCTAAAACTGCTGAAGATAGATATCAAAGCTCTCTAGGATTAAAAGCCGATTTAGAAACCTGTCTGACTCAGTTACAAACGGATGGCGAGATTTCCCACTTTATTGTCGGTCAACTAGATTCATACAGCCAATTTTCCATCCCGCAAAAACTCTACGGGCGGGAAATAGAAGTTGCTACTTTGTTAGAAGCATTCGATCGCGTCAGTTCTGGTACTACAGAAATGATGCTAGTTTCTGGTTACTCAGGCATCGGTAAATCGTGTTTAGTTTCCGAAGTTCATAAACCGATTGTGCGCCAGCGAGGTTATTTTATCTCCGGTAAATTTGACCAATTCAAGCGGAATATTCCTTTTGCTTCTCTCATTCAAGCATTCCAAGATTTGATGCGGCAATTGCTAACAGAAACCGATGACCAAATCGCCGTTTGGAAATCAAAGCTAATAGATGCTCTCGGTTCCAATTGTCAAGTAATTATAGACGTTATTCCCGAATTAGAACGGATTATTGACCCGCAGCTAGCAGTTCCTCAATTAGGTTCATCAGAATCACAAAACCGATTTAATCGGGTATTTCAACAATTCATTCATGTATTTAGTCAACCCGAACATCCGCTAGTTTTGTTTCTGGATGACTTGCAGTGGGCAGATTCAGCTTCCCTCAAGCTTATCCAGTTAATTATGACCGACCCAGATAGCCAATATCTATTGCTAATTGGTGCGTATCGAGATAACGAAGTAAGTGTCACTCATCCTTTGATTCAGACCTTGGAGGAGATTCAAAAGACTGGTGCGATCGTAAATAACATTATCCTCCAGCTTTTGGATATTGCTCATGTCAATCAGTTAGTAGCCGATACTCTTCGTAGTGAAGTTTTAAAGGTAAAGCCGCTAGCTGAATTAGTTTTTACAAAAACCCAAGGCAACCCATTTTTCTTAACTCAGTTACTCAAATCTCTTTATCAGGATAATTTGTTATCCTTTGACTTTGAGCGCAGTTTTTGGCAATGGAATATTGAGTTTATTCAGGGAGTTAATATAACTGATAATGTCGTTGAATTGATGGTTAGTCAAATTCAAAAGTTATCTGAAAAAACCCAGAGCGTATTAAAGTTGGCTGCCTGTATTGGAGACAAATTTACTTTAGATATGTTGACGATTATTAATAAAACATCTCAGTCAGAAACAGCAGCCGATTTGTGGGAAGCTCTGCAATCAGGTTTGGTTCTACCCCTCAACAATTCCTACAAAACACCGCTTGTTTTTGACTCAGAACAAATGGAGACTGAGAATAGGCGATCGCACATTAACCAGCCCCCATCACCCATCACCTATAAATTCTTACACGACCGGGTGCAGCAAGCGTCTTATTCTCTCATTCCAGATGATCAGAAAAAACAGACTCACCTAAAAATCGGTGAATTGCTACTCAAACATACCTCAGAAACGGACATTGAAGAAAACATTTTTGAAATTGTCAACCAACTGAATGTTGGTGCTGAATTCATTACCCAACAGCCTCAAAAAGATAGACTGGCTCAACTCAATCTTATAGCTGGACAGAAAGCAAAAGCAGCAACAGCGTATGAATCATCTGTTAAATATTTAAATGTAGGTTTGGAACTACTTGCGGCAGATAGTTGGCAGTGTCAGTATGACATGACACTCAACCTCTATGTAGAAACAGCAGCAGTAGAATTTCTCAACACTAATTTCGAGCGAGCAGAAATGCTTTCTGATGTAGTTTTGTCACAAGCAAAAAATCTACTCGATCGAGTCCAGGTGTATGAGACAAAAATGCAGTTTTATATTGCTAAAAACCAAATGCAAGCTGCGTTAAATACTGGATTGCAAGTGCTGAAAATGCTAGGTTTGCCTTTAGCAGCTAAATCCCCAACAAGACTGACTAGATTGAATTTAGGAGGAAAACGGATTGAGGATTTAATAGAATTGCCAGAAATGACTGATGTTTATAAATTAGCTGCCCTGCGAGTTTTGATAAATTTGATTCCTCCGGTTTATATTGCAGCACCCGAACTTTATCCCCAGGTCGTTTTTAAAATGACCAATCTCTGTCTCAAAGATGGAAACTCTCCTCTGTCAGCTTATGCGTATGTACTTTATGGAATGTTCCTATGTGGCGCTTTTGAAGACATGGATTCTGGCTATCAATTTGGTCAGCTAGGCTTAAAGCTGTTAAATCAATTCAATGCGAAGGAGATGACGGCGAAAATCTATGAAACATTTAATTATTTTATCAGGCATTGGAAAGAACCAGCTATTAATACTATAGAGCCGTTAATTGAGGGTGTCCAAAGAGGGCTAGAAACAGGAGATTTAGAATATGCTTCTTATTCGGCTTGTTTTTATTGTACGCATTTGTTTTTTATCGGTGAAAATCTAGAAATAGCTCTCCAAAAACAGGCACATTATATTGCTTTGATGCAAAGAACCAAACAAGAGTTTCAAATAATTTATGCTAAGATAGTCCGACAAACAGGTTTAAATTTAATTAAGAAAACATCGGAACCATATCGATTAATTGGCGAAAGTTTTGATGAAAATAAAATGTTGCCAATTTTGATAAATAGCAATAATTACATGGCTATTTATCCTATCTATGTTTCTAAACTGATTCTGGGTTATTTATTTAAAAATTACGATCGCGCCGCTGAGAATGCCTTGCTGGCAGAAAAATACGAACAAGGTGGACTAGGGTTGATGTACAAAGCCGAACACAAGTTCTACTCCTCTCTGACTCTCCTAGCTTTGTATTCCGGTGTATCAAAAAGCGATGCCTACGGCAGCAAGCTACGCCAACAATATTTCAGCCAAGTGATAGCGCAGCAGAAAAAAATGAAGCAATGGGCGTTGCATTCTCCTGCCAACTATCAGCATAAATACGATCTCGTGGAAGCAGAAAAAGCGCGAGTATTGCAACAAGATGCCAAAGCGATCGCGTTTTATGACCGAGCAATAACTGGAGCCAGAGAACATGGATATATTCAAGAAGAAGCCCTAGCCTCGGAACTAGCAGCAGAGTTCTATTTCGCTTGTGGTAGAGAGAAAGTTGCTAATACTTATCTCAACGATGCCTACTATGGATATGGTTGTTGGGGAGCGAAGGCAAAAGTCAAAGACTTGGAAAAAAGATATCCCCAACTATTTCGGATATCAAAGCGAGAAACCGTCAGTACGAACGCGACTCGGATAATTAGCTCTACGGATGAAAATGCTTCCGACTCGCTGGATTTAGCCACAGTTATGAAAGCATCTCAAGCTCTTTCTGGAGAAATAGTTTTGAGCAATTTGCTCGCTAAATTAATGACAATTGTGCTAGAAAATGCTGGCGCTCAAACAGGCTACCTAATTTTAGAAACATCAGGAGACTTACTAATAGAAGCATCAGGGGCAGTAGACAAAACCGATGTAACTGTGCTACAAAAAATTCCAGTATCAACCAGTCAGCAGCTACCAATTTCACTGATTAAGTATGTAGCCCGAACTAAAGAAAATGTTGTCCTCAGCAATGCAACTTGTGAAGGAACATTTACCACAGATACATACATCGCTACCCATCAACCCAAATCGGTTTTATGTACACCGCTCATCCATCAAGGAAAACTTAGTGGCATCCTTTATTTAGAAAATAATCTCACCATTGGCGCATTTACATCAGATCGCTTAGAAGTATTACAACTGTTATCCTCTCAAGCGGCGATTTCCATTGAAAATGCTCGTCTTTATAAAGACTTAAAATTAGCCAACACTAACTTAGAAGCCAAAGTACAAGAACGAACTTTAGAGTTACAAGAAAAAAATGTGCATCTGCAAAAAGCAGAAGAAACTGCACAATCAGCCAACCGTGCTAAGAGTGATTTCCTCGCCAACATGAGTCATGAACTGAGAACACCACTTAATGGCATTTTGGGTTACGCCCAAATCCTCAAGCGTGAAAAAAGTTTAACTAACTCACAAAAAGATGGTGTGAACATTATTTATCAGTGTGGCGACCATCTCTTAAACCTGATCAATGACATTTTAGACCTCTCTAAAATTGAAGCGAGAAAAATGGAACTCCACCTAACGGATTTTCATTTCCCAGAATTTCTCGAAGGCATTGCCGAAATCTGCCGTATCCGTGCCGAACAAAAAGGTATTTGCTTAATTTTTGAACAGGTTACTCAACTTCCTATAGGTGTCAAGGCTGATGAAAAACGGTTGCGGCAAGCTTTGATTAACTTACTGGGTAATGCCGTTAAGTTTACTGAAACTGGAGGCGTGGCTTTCAAAGTCGGCTATCAGGAAGGTAAAATTCGGTTTCAGGTGGAAGATACAGGAATTGGCATGGCACCAGAGCAATTAGAAGAGATATTTTTGCCATTCCAGCAGGTAGGAGATCACAATCGCAAAGCAGAAGGAACGGGATTGGGACTGGCAATTACCCGCCAATTAGTTCAGATGATGGGTGGCGAAATCCAGGTTAAGAGTAGCTTAGGAAAAGGGAGCATTTTCTTCTTTGATTTAGATTTGCCCGAAGTTTCTAAATACGCTGATGTTATCAAAAAAGAGCAACGAAATATCCAAAGTTTTAAAGGCGATAAGCGGAAAGTTATCGTGGCAGATGACAGACCAGAAAATCGGGCAATTTTGGTCAAGATGCTATCGCCTTTAGGATTTGAAATGATCGAAGCAGTAGATGGTCAAGATTGTCTTAATAAGGCATTTGAATTAAATCCAGATTGTATCTTAATGGACTTGATGATGCCTCAAATGAATGGCTTTGAAACTACACGCCGCATTAGGCGATCGCCTGAACTAAAGAATGTAATAATAATTGGCACTTCTGCCAGTGTTTTTGATTTCGATCTCAACAAAAGTAGAGAGGCGGGTTGCAATGATTTTCTACCTAAGCCCATCCGCATAACAGAGCTTTTAGAAAAGTTACAGTATCACTTAGAACTGGAATGGATTTATGAAGATGGTGAAAAAGTATCTAAAGGTAATCAAGCAGAGAACTCTCAGCAATCATTGGTAGTTCCCTCCGCAGACGAAATTGCAATTCTGTTGAATTTAGCAATGAAAGGCGATCTTAAAGGTATTGTAGAACAAGTTGATTGTTTGGAAAAAATGGATGTAAAATATGCACCTTTTTCTTTAGAGTTGCGTCAGTTAGCTAAAGGTTTTCAAGTTAAAAAAATTCGTGAAATTTTAAAAAACGTAGGGGTAAATTAA